One Ricinus communis isolate WT05 ecotype wild-type chromosome 1, ASM1957865v1, whole genome shotgun sequence DNA window includes the following coding sequences:
- the LOC8259854 gene encoding E3 ubiquitin-protein ligase RFI2: MGPTNTTADPHPPPPPHHHRHQHFRPPQLMNGDHHRDGADEDEPSSSGISCSICLDTVLDNGGRSRAKLQCGHEFHLDCIGSAFNMKGAMQCPNCRKVEKGQWLYANGSNRMLPEMSMDDWIPEEDFYDLSYSEMPYRVHWCPFGELARVGSSFGEVESPSTTYHDLRGHHSVYAEHTAASSVAHSYVAYVGPIPPNPSRSNDGIDDPNFNHHWNGLSGRHEIFSTHAFPAINIQYHNWGRRSPPFSVSSSHINGVDPASVPMTFRSSVGESDTRTRSTSFPHPIVFGHGSGPTAGSSFVSSIFPRHPGSGARTNERIQISHAFHRQQSSSPPGVPSPIIHGIRRFDGPRGLPTVVPAPPQHDHSGGFLIIPPSSSSQNSQEAENPLPNHFHARERERLPHFQHASFHQNTGGGPNPGNRSSSFWHRHSS; encoded by the exons atGGGTCCAACAAACACGACTGCTGATCCTCATCCTCCACCTCCTCCTCATCATCATCGTCATCAACATTTTCGTCCTCCTCAGCTGATGAACGGCGATCATCACCGTGATGGCGCCGATGAGGATGAGCCATCATCTTCTGGGATTTCGTGCTCGATTTGTCTCGATACGGTTTTGGATAACGGGGGCAGATCCAGAGCTAAGCTCCAATGTGGTCATGAATTCCATCTGG ATTGTATTGGTTCAGCATTTAATATGAAAGGAGCAATGCAATGCCCAAATTGCAGAAAAGTTGAGAAAGGCCAATGGCTCTATGCAAATGGCTCCAATCGTATGTTACCTGAGATGAGCATGGATGACTGGATTCCTGAGGAGGACTTCTATGACCTAAGTTATTCTGAAATG CCATATAGAGTTCACTGGTGTCCCTTTGGTGAATTGGCACGAGTTGGTTCATCTTTTGG GGAAGTGGAATCTCCATCAACCACCT ATCATGACTTAAGGGGACACCATTCAGTATATGCTGAACATACTGCTGCATCATCAGTGGCTCATTCATATGTTGCATATGTTGGACCAATTCCTCCGAACCCATCAAGATCTAATGATGGTATTGATGATCCTAACTTCAATCATCACTGGAATGGTCTATCTGGACGCCATGAAATCTTTAGTACCCATGCTTTTCCTGCCATTAACATCCAATACCATAATTGGGGCCGCCGTTCGCCTCCTTTCTCTGTATCCAGTAGCCATATAAATGGTGTCGATCCAGCTTCTGTTCCTATGACATTCAGATCCTCTGTTGGTGAATCAGATACAAGGACAAGATCCACGTCCTTTCCGCATCCAATTGTGTTTGGTCATGG GTCTGGTCCTACAGCTGGCAGCTCATTTGTCTCTTCAATCTTTCCTCGCCATCCTGGCAGCGGTGCTCGGACCAATGAAAGGATCCAGATTTCTCATGCTTTCCATCGTCAACAATCAAGCAGTCCACCCGGCGTTCCTTCACCTATAATTCATGGCATCAGGAGATTTGATGGTCCAAGGGGCTTGCCAACAGTGGTTCCAGCACCCCCACAACATGATCATAGTGGTGGCTTCTTAATCATTCCTCCAAGTTCATCTAGCCAGAATTCACAAGAAGCAGAAAATCCTTTGCCAAATCATTTTCATGCACGGGAAAGAGAGCGTTTGCCTCATTTCCAGCATGCGTCTTTTCATCAGAATACTGGTGGTGGACCCAATCCTGGCAACAGATCTAGCAGCTTTTGGCATA